DNA sequence from the Sulfurimonas sediminis genome:
TATTCTCTAACATGGCACTAATATAGCCTAAATCTTTTAATGATATGGTATCTTTTGTAAAAATTCCAATATCTATATCACTCATCTCATGCATAGTTTGTGTAACAGCGGATCCAAATAGCAGCACAAAATCAAAATTGTACTTTTTAAAAAAAGTTTGCAGTACGTTTATCATTTGCTTATTATAACAAAACATTACTATTCTTAACTTATCTTCAGCTCAAATTTTATTGTTTGATAGAATTCAGAACAACCACCCAATCTTCTCATCAAGATATTTACGCAGACCTTCAAACATATCAAGTGTTGCGATTGATAGTGTTACAACTATGACGGTAGCTAAAAAAAGCAGTTGAGCATATTGATGAAAATAGATACCAAACCCTATTATGTGAAGTATCATTATTATAAGAGAGACCATTGTTGTACTATCCGCATATTTTGAATACTCTTCAAATTTACCACTCTGCATAACAATCTTCACAAATCCATATGCCAATATAGCCATTATTACAATATCTCCAAAAAACATAAATCCAGTAATGGAGTAATCTGCTGGGAGTAGCCCCATATGGTGTAACCACTCATTGAGATCAAAGAGCATCTTATCAAATCCTACCATACCTCTTCTCCTTTTGTTTGACACTTGCAGTACAATCCGCTGAAAGGTCACATCTGTTTCCGTTGTAATAAATAATATCTCTTAATCGTCTCTCTTTTTTGTTTCTGTTCTTTGAGATTTTAAAAATTAAAGTTAAAGTCGCTAGCATAAGATTTTTTTCTTCAGCATGTCTTATAAAAAGTTGTTTTAAATATTTATTTTGTGTTTTTAGTGGCTGTTGATCAGTTTTACTTAAGTATTTCCCAAAGTATGTCCCATTAAATTCTTAAATGATTTTAAATTTTCTTTTGAAACACGACTATTAGGGGGGGGGTCAACGCCATTAAGTTAAGCAATGAGAAGAACTAAAAAATAGCTTGAAGTTTTAAAAAAAACTATAAAAAACATTTTGTAAAATCTTTACAAACCACTTAATATAGGGATTTCAAAGCTATCTGAAAGTGTTATTTGAGTATAATATATTTATATATTAAGGGTTGGTTATGTTAAAAAAAACTATCGAAATTTCGGGAGTTTTTAAAGACAAAAAAAGAGAAGAATCTTTCCAGATGAAACATAAAATTGGAATAAATTCTTTTACAAGGGATAGAAAGCTAGGGTTTGCTAAAATTATGACTATGATGATTAAAAAGAGTAATAAATCTTTACAAAACAGCATTAATGATACACAACTTGCTTTAGGTGAAGATGTCACTATCTCTAATAGTGCATATACGCAAGCACGAGCGAAACTTAACTATACAGCATTTGAAGAGTTTGCACAGATGGCAGCTGAAATCTTTTACAAAGATGGAGATTATGAAACCTATAAAGGATATAGAATCTTAGCTGTAGATGGTTCTATTGTAACACTTCCAAATACAGAGGATGTAAAAAAAGAGTTTAATCCTATGAAGGTTAAATGTCAGATAAAAGATTATGCTAAAGATGTCTCTCAAGCACGAGTATCTTGCCTCTTTGATGTGCTTAATAATATTGCACTTGATTCTTGTATTGAGAATAAAAATAGTAGTCAAATAAATGAGCTTATAGCTTATGATGAGCGAACTCTAGCGATGAATCACTTTGAGTATTGTAAAGAGGATGATTTAGTGCTTATGGATAGAGGTTATCCATCATTTGAACTCTTTGCAGTTGCTTATAATAAAACAAAAATAGTTTGTCGTATTAGAACAAATAGCTTCTCAAAAGCTAAGTTTCTTTTTGCTCCACATAGTGAAAAAAAAGATGTGATACTTGAGATAAATGCTCCTAAAATCATAAGAGATGATCTAAAAAGTCTGAATTTACCTACAAAGTTAAAAATACGATTTGTACAGGTAATTTTAGATAACGGTACTGTAGAAGTGTTGGCAACAAATGTACTTGATAGAGAAGTACTTAAAACATCAGAGTTTAAAGAGTTATACTCTCTTAGATGGGGAATTGAGACATACTTTGATTTGATAAAAAATAGACTCTCTTTAGAAAACTTTACAGGTCAAAGTGCA
Encoded proteins:
- a CDS encoding IS4 family transposase; protein product: MLKKTIEISGVFKDKKREESFQMKHKIGINSFTRDRKLGFAKIMTMMIKKSNKSLQNSINDTQLALGEDVTISNSAYTQARAKLNYTAFEEFAQMAAEIFYKDGDYETYKGYRILAVDGSIVTLPNTEDVKKEFNPMKVKCQIKDYAKDVSQARVSCLFDVLNNIALDSCIENKNSSQINELIAYDERTLAMNHFEYCKEDDLVLMDRGYPSFELFAVAYNKTKIVCRIRTNSFSKAKFLFAPHSEKKDVILEINAPKIIRDDLKSLNLPTKLKIRFVQVILDNGTVEVLATNVLDREVLKTSEFKELYSLRWGIETYFDLIKNRLSLENFTGQSALSVKQDFFATIFLTNYESAMTYDINQDLKEKTKENKYIQKVNKAVSFNIIKHKVFDLFYLDEPIEDMLEQMEKLFLTNTIVIRPNRKSKPRLDKDIQKSTIATNSINYLKMKKKNVGN